The sequence below is a genomic window from Haloferax mediterranei ATCC 33500.
GCGGAGTTGCTCGATGCGGTCGGGTTCGGCGTTGTACGAGGAGTTCGGGACGAGCACGAGGTCGGGGTCGAGATCGATAACGACCTCGACGTTGAGGCCGCTCGACGCCGAGACGTTCGTTTTCTCGCTCGCGCCGTCGAGGTACGTCGCGTACTGCGAGACGCCGACGACTTCGTCTTTCGCGCCGATTTCCCACATCGTCTGGGCGGCGCTCGGGTTGGTCGTAACGACGCGCTCGGGGTTCTCGGTGATGTTCACTTCGGTTCCCGTGGCGTCGGTGACTGTCATCGGGAACGTACACTGTGCAGTCTGGTCTGTGGCCGCGACCGGCGCTGGGACGCCAGCGAACACGGTCACGAGTGCCAAGAGCGCGGCAACGTATCGGTAGTTCACGATAGTGGCCTCATCGGCAGTTCAATAAATATTTGCCTACTGAAAGCCCGGTTGTGTTAGATGAGTGTTCGAACGCGGGCGACCACGTGGGCGATTGGCCTCGCCGCGCTTTTAGTCCTCGTTATCGTGGTGAGCGCCGGCATCGGTGCAGTCACCATCCCACCGCGGACCGTCGTCACAATCCTCGTCGACGCGGTCCCGATTCCCGTCGGTGTTTCCGTCCGTAGTTCGACTATCCTTCCGCTCGTGGGGTCGGTCCCGACGCCGAGCATCGAGTTCGTCTCGCCGTTCGATTTCACCGTTCCCAGAACCGCCCGCATCATCGTTCTCTCGGTTCGGCTCCCGCGGATTCTCCTCGCAGCGCTCGTCGGATTCGCACTCGCAACCGCGGGGACCGTCATGCAGGGATTCTTCCGGAATCCGATGGCTGACCCGTCTATCGTCGGTGTCTCGTCGGGTGCTGCTGTGGGTGCGGTGTCGACTATCGTACTGCCGCTTTCGATTCCGTTCGGACTCGAAGGAGCGGCCTTCGTCAGCGCCGTCGTCACCGCTTTCGTCGTCTACCTGCTTGCGACGGAAAACGGCCGAACGCCCGTTGCAACTTTGCTTCTCGCTGGCGTCGCCATCCAGACGTTTCTCGGCGCGGTTATCTCGTTTCTCCTCCTCCAGAGCGGTGAGAGCCTCCGGCAGGTCGTCTTCTGGCTCATGGGTCACCTCGCGGGCGCGACGTGGGACGAAGTGGGGATGCTTTCTCTCGTGCTCCCGCTTCCGTTTCTCCTCTTGCTCGTCCACGCCCGCGACCTGAACGTCTTACTCCTCGGCGAAGACGACGCCCACGCCCTCGGAATCGAAGTCGAGCGGGCGAAACAACTCCTGCTTGCTACGGCGAGTGTCGTCACCGCGGCCGCGGTTGCGGTTTCGGGCGTTATCGGATTCGTCGGTCTCGTCGTCCCGCACATGCTCCGACTCGTCGTCGGTCCCGACCACCGGATTCTCCTCCCGGCGTCGGCGCTGGCGGGCGCGTCGTTTCTCGTCGCCACCGACACGATTGCCCGGTCGGGCGCGGCTGAGATTCCGGTCGGCGTGGTAACCGCCGCGGTCGGTGCGCCGTTTTTCCTCTATCTCCTCCGCACGCGGGAGGTGCACTCGCCGTGAGTGATGCCTCCACGAGCGACGACCCCAAGAACGACCCCTTCGACGCCGACCCGGCAATCGAACTCGACGACGTCTCGGTGTCCCTCGGCGGCCAGCAGATACTCGACGCCATCTCCGCTGAGATTGGCGACGGGACGTTCGTCGGCCTCATCGGCCCCAACGGTGCGGGGAAGACGACGCTTCTCCGGACGCTCAACGGTGCACTGACACCGGAACGCGGGACCGTCAAAATCACCGGCGAAGATATTCACGCGCTCTCTTCGAAGGCGGCGAGCAGACTCGTCGCGACCGTCCCGCAGACGACGAGCGTCACCTTCGACTTCCCCGTCCGCGAGGTCGTCAAGATGGGTCGGACGCCCCACCGTGGCCGGTTCGACGGGTGGAGCGCGGCCGACGAGGCGGCAGTCGAGCGGGCGATGGAGCGGACCACCATCACGGCCCTCGAAGACCGCCCCGTTACGGAAGTAAGCGGCGGCGAGCGACAGCGCGTCCTCATTGCCCGTGCGCTGGCACAGAAGACGCCCGTCTTGCTCCTCGACGAACCGACCGCCAGCCTCGACATCAACCATCAGGTTCGGACGCTCGAACTCGTCTCCGACCTCGTTGCTGATGGGACGACCGCGGTGGCGGCTATTCACGACCTGAATCTCGCGGCTCACTACTGTGATGCTTTGGTACTCCTTTCCGGCGGCCGAATCCTGTCGGCTGGCGACCCCGAGATGGTGCTCACCGAGTCCAACTTGCAGACGGCATTCGACGCCGAGGCGGTCGTCTCCCGGCACCCCGTGACTGGTTCCGTCTACGTGACTGCACTCCCGCAATCGTCCGACGATGCGAGCGGTCGCGTTCACGTCGTCGGTGGCGGCGGAACCGGTGCGCGAGCACTCCACGTCCTCTCTGCCGCGGGCTATGCGCTTTCTGCCGGCGTGCTCAACGAAGGCGACACTGACGCCGAAGCCGCCCGACGGGTCGGTGCAGACCTCGCGACGGTCCCGCCCTACGCCCCAGTTGACGATGCTGCACAGGCGGCCCTCGAATCGAACATCGAAGCCGCCGACGTGACCGTCGTCGCAGACGTGGAAGTCGGCGAAGGGAACCTCGCAAACCTCGAAGCCGCGACGGCCGCTGAGTACCTCGTCCTCGTCGAAGAACGTCCGTTTTCAGAACGAAACTACGCCGGTGACGCCGGTCGCGCCGTCTACGAGCGACTCCGCGACCGAGGCCACGTGGTGTCTTCCAGCGAGTTACTTTCCACCGTCGGTGAACTCGCCTGCGAGTCGTTCCGCGAGCGTTCAGGCGAGATGAAAGACGATACCGATACCAGCGATGTGGAAGGTGACGCCGACGAGACGGACAGCGGTTTTGACGACTCACCATACCACTCAAATCAGTCCTAACGGGCCGTCGACGACTCACGGTCTCCCACAACTGTTAGCCATTGACTGATACGTGTCTACGCAGCGCATACTCAAACATAGTGCGTCCGTCTTGACATTCAGAATTTCGAGAGGAACCGGACTATGAAACTCGCACTCATCGGGGTCGGTCAGGCTGGCGGAACGGTCGCCGACGCCCTCATTGACTACGACCGACGAACCGGAACTGGCTTCGTCGCCGACGCAATTGCCGTCAATTCGGCTCGTTCGGACTTACGAGAACTGCGGCACGTCCCAGCGTCGCGGCAGGTTCTCGTCGGGTTACCTCACGTGATGGGTCACGGCGCCGGTGCAGACATCGAGCTCGGTGCAGACATTGTTGCCGAAGACATCTGCGATGTGCTCGTGATGGTCGACGACCTCCCGATTCACGAAATCGATGCCTTCCTTGTGGTTGCTGGACTCGGTGGCGGCACCGGCTCCGGCGGCGCACCCGTCATCGCACGTGAACTCAGCCGAAGCTACGCCAAGCCCGTCTACGGACTCGGACTGTTGCCCGCACGAGACGAAGGCGGTATCTACGTCATCAACGCCGCGCAGTCGCTCCAGACGTTCGTCCACGAGGTTGACAACCTCATACTCTTCGACAACGAGAACTGGCGTCGAAGCGGTGACGCTGCGTACGAGATGCCTAACGCGGAACTCGCCCGCCGATTGGGCGTGCTGTTCGGTGCCGACGGAACCGACGCCAACGCGGACTTGACTATCGAGACGTCCGAAATCATCAGTACGCTCGCAACCGGCGGCATTTCGACGGTCGGCTACGTATCGGTCGAACACGATAGACCCGAGCGAGGGCTTCTCTCTCGACTCGTCGGGAGACGCACCGACTCCGATGACACCCCTCACTCGACGAACCGACTCGCCAACCTCGTGAGACGTGCCGCCCTCGGCCGACTCACGCTCCCGTGTCAAATAGCCGATATTGAACGCGGACTCGTCATCGTCGCCGGGCCACCGGACGTGCTTACCCGCCGCGGTCTCGAACGAGGTCGGGCGTGGGTCGAAGACGAGACCGGGTCGCGGGAGATTCGTGGCGGCGACTATCCCGTCGAATCGAACTACGTGGCTGCTGTCGTCCTCTTTTCCGGTGTGTACGATGTCCCGCGTGTAAAGGAACTTCAGGCAGTCGCCATCGAGGCACAGCGAGAGATGTTCGCCACGCCCGAGTCGAATGTCGAACCACTCGAAAATCTCGTTGAGACCGATGCCGACCAACTCAAACCGCTGTTTTGAATCTGGGCTGATTCCAGTGTCGTCGGAACTGACTCATCACTCACACAGAGCTGAATGTACCTCTCACACGGGGAAGGGTCATGGTCCACGAGTGCGAATGTCTATCTAATGGCCGAGTACCCGCTCAAACAACGGTTCGTGCTCGACACCTCACTTTTTCTCTCCGAGGAGATTCGAGACGACGACGAAACGTTCGAAGAGGGAGTCGAGCGACTCCTCGATACGATTGCTGCCGCTCGACTGGACCTGAATATCTCGTGTTACATGCCGCCGTCTATCGCCGCCGAACTGGAGCACGTGCTCCGTGAACGCGGCGTTTCGGAGGACGTGCTCGGCAAACTCGACACGTGGGTCATCAAGAAACACCCCGACCGCTACGAGGTGTACATCCCCGCCGAAATCGTCTATCGGTTTATCGACGAGATGTCGGACCGGGTCAATCGCGGTCTCCGCGTCTCCGAGAAAGCCGTCCGGAAGGCCGAAGAGTCCAAACGGCGGTCCGACGGGGGGTCGGAACTCTCGGACGTGGATAAGGTAATCTCCGACCTCCGCGAGGATTATCGCGGCGCGCTCAGACAGGGCGTTCTCGACTCGCGTGAGGACTTTGACCTCCTCATCCTCGCCCGCGAATTGAACGCCGGTGTCGTTACCGAGGACACCGGCATCATCAGTTGGGCCGCCGACTTCGGTCTCAGGAATCTCCGCGGGCGGGCCTTTCCGACCTTACTCGAAGAGTACCTCATGGAACTCGACAGCCTCCGCCCGCAGCGCGGAGACGGCGACCCGACCGACCATAGCCGGTTATAATCGTTCGTCTTCGGCTAACCCGAACCGACCGCGCTCAGCCGTTCCCACCGACCGCGCCCAGCCGTTCCCACCGACCGCGCTCAGCCGTTCCCAACCGTCTCGGCCACGCTGCTACATAAGCTACCGACTAACTCGTCACGAGACACATTTGAGAATACCATTTTCGGCCCTGTAACGTCACTATCGCATCGAGTCGAGGTCGACGAACGTGTCGTCGAGTGCGGTCACCCACGTTGTCAGCAGTTCGTCCGGAGTCGCATCTTCGGGATGAATCGTACATTCTTCGCGTCCGTCATCGCGGGTGACGATGCGCGACGTAAGTCGCGGCCGCGTGGGAACTTCGGTGTTCGAACCCGGTGTGTGTGCTGATTCAGAACCCATCAGAACTCCCCCGGGATGACGACATCGAGTCCGTCCTCGTCGTTCAAACAGACCGTAACCGAGTCTACCTCCGTCCGATACTCGTGTGTGTGCGTTCCGTTTGCGCGTAACTGCAGGGTCTCTTCGAGAAGGTTCGCGTCCGAAAGCTGTTCGAGTTTCCGGTAGGTCGTCGAAAGCGGTACATCACACGTGCTCGAAAGCTCCTGTGCAGTCATCGGGTTGGCTGCGCCCTGAAGCGTCGTGAGTATCTGTCTGCACGCACGGTCCGAGAGTGCTTCGAGAACCTGCTCTGCCTGCATCTCGGCGGGGTTGGTCGGGTTGCGTCTAAGGCCGGTCTGCATGCTCATCTGGTGTTTGGTCCGCGTAGCCCGTCGAAGTCCACCCCGAATATGCGGGGCACTTTATACACCTCACAAACACGTCGCCGAAAATCCGCCCGGTCAACGCGGCTGAACAGGGCCCGCAATATAAAGGCCCGGTGTATCGTGGGTGTTTATATCAGGGCCTGGGGCCGCTGTGTACATACATGACGAGCGCAGCGGGCATCAGAGCAGAGTTGAAAGTGACGGGTCCGACGGACTGCCCCGTCGCATCGGTATCCGAGGGTGACACATCCGGGTACGCGCTGTCGCGAAGCATGTCCCCGAACGAGGATGGGGCTGTTACCGAGGAGTTCGTCTTCGACGACACCGACAGCATCCCCGATGAGATGGACCAACTGTTCGACTACGGCGACGGGAGCGTCTATCGGTTCGAACGCGAGGGCGGCGTCGGGTGTCCATGCGAGCAAGTCGAGACGTTCGACTGCCCCGTAGTTGACGTACAGACGCGTGACGGCGCGCTCTTCTTGACGTTCCATGCCCCCGATGTGGACACGCTCCGTGACGTTGTCTCCGCCCTTCGTGAGGCGTCCGGTTCAGTGGACGTGCGTCGGCTCCTCCAGTCGTCTTCCGACGAATCCCGCGACCTCGTGTTAGTCGAACGCGGACAACTCACCGACCGGCAGCGTGAGGTGCTGGAGAAGGCCCACGATATGGGATACTTCGACCACCCACGGCGCGCCAACAAGGGGGAGGTGGCGACCGAACTCGGCATCACGACGTCGACGTTCTCCGAACATCTCGCGATGGCACAAAAGAAGCTCATGGGTGCCATTCTACAGGACTGACGCGATGACGATTGCCGGAGAACTATCAGTGCCCCGTGAATTGAGGGTGTGCTCCCTCGGGTTCGAGGAGCCTACTAATAGTTGGTGAGCCTCCAATGCACGAGTTCGACGTGACCTGTCCACAGTGTGGTGAGCGATATCGGGTCAACGAACCGATGTTACAGACGCTCCGCGAAACGGGCTGTGTCCTGTGTACGGCACCGTTGAGTGACGCTGAAAAGATAGCGTGAAAGATTAGTTGCGTTTCTGCGGTCCAGCGGCGTCTACTCGACGACGACTGCGCCGACCATACCGAGTTGTTCGTGGGGAACACAGACGTAGCGGTACTCTCCTGTCTCTTCGAACGTGTACTCGAAGGTGTGGCCCTCAGTGCTGGTGATTTCCGACTCGAACAGCCCGTTTTCTCGCTCGACGACGTTGTGCGTCCCGCCGTTTCCCGTCCACTCCCAGACGACGGTCGTATCTGGTGAGACCTTCACTGCAGCAGGGGTGAAGGCCAAGTATCCGCCACCGTTGCCTTCTGCGCCGACAGTGACACTGACCGTGTCCTTGCCGGTCATGTCGTGGACGCCGTCGTAGTTGTCGGTTCGGTCGAACCAGCCGCCGAAGTCTCGGCTTTCGGTGTCGGCCGTGGTGGTCGCGTCTGAGTCGCCGTTTTCGCCTGAATCGGTATCCGCAGAGCTGGAACACCCTGCGAGAAGCGCAATTCCGGTAGATGCAGCCGTTGCGTGAAGGAAAGTCCGCCGAGAGAATCGTTCCGTCATCGTTCACTGCTACTTTGTACTGGAGCAAGTCTACTGCTTCGATTCCCACGCGCTGAAAACGTGCGAAACGAGCGTAGCGTTCCCTTCCGAAGGTGTGCACATGGATAGTGACGACGACCCGAGGCGAAAGGCCCGAATCGACGGAAGTCGCCAGTGGGAAGTACTCTTCCGCGAGGATTCGACCGAACCGATGCGTCACGTCGGCAGCGTGACCGCACCGTCCGGCGACCTCGCAGTTGAGCAGGCGAGAACTCTCTTCGGCGACGACGAGGGAGCGATATGGCTCTGTCCGGCCGACGAGATGCTTCGACTCGGCGGGAACGACCTGCAAGCCAAGGGAAATACGTCGTCGACTGCCGCCGAAAGTGAGGTATCCCCCGAATGATTTCGATTAGCAAACTCCTGTGTGGCCGCGGCGCCGAAGGCGACGGTCTCCGCTACGACGACCCGAACGAGAACTACGAGCAGATTCGAGAAGAGAAACAAAAGCGGCCTGTCGTCGTCTGGAACACGACGCGGCGGTGCAACCTCTACTGCGAACACTGCTATGCGGGTGCCGACCTCGACCCCGCGCAGGGTGAACTGTCGACCGCGGAAGCGAAGGGGCTAATCGACGATTTAGCCGCCTACGACGTACCGGTCCTTCTGTTTTCGGGCGGCGAACCGCTCGTCCGCGAAGACCTCGTCGAACTCGTCGACTACGCGACCGACGCGGGTATCCGTGCAGTCCTTTCGACTAACGGGACGCTCATCACGGAAGAGAAGGCGGCCGCACTCCGTGACGCCGGTCTCTCCTACGCCGGCGTCTCCGTCGACGGTCTCGAAGAGCGAAACGACCGATTCCGAGGGAAAGATGGCGCGTTCGACGCCGCGGTTCGCGGCATCGAGAACTGCCTCTCCGTGGGCCTCAAGACCGGCCTTCGGTACACCATCACCGAGCACAACGCCGCCGACATGGAAGACGTGGTCGACCTCCTGTACGACGTGGGTGTCGACCGTTTCTGTTTCTACCACCTCGACTACGGCGGCCGCGGCGGCGACATCGCCGACGCCGACCTCGACGACGAGGCCCAGCGACGCGCCGTCCGCCGTCTTTTCGACATGACCCGCGAGTACCACGAGGCAGGCGAGAACATCGAGACGCTGTTAGTCGGTAACTACGCCGACTCCGCGTACGTCGTCGAATACGCGGAAGAGGAACTCGGACGCGACTACGCCGACGAAATTCACCGGTATCTCCGCGTCAACGGCGGCGACCCGACCGGCGAGCGCGTCGCCGACGTTGACTACCGCGGCGACGTGCATCTCACGCAGTTCTGGCAGAGTTATAGCCTCGGTAACGTCCGCGACAGACCCTTCGGTGACATCTGGGACGACGAGTCCAACCCGCTTCTCGCCAAACTCCGCGAGCGGGAGCAGTACCTCACCGGGAAGTGCGCTACGTGCCAGTATCAGGACGTTTGTCGCGGGTCGTCACGCCTCCGTTCGCTCGCGGCGACCGGGGAGCTATTCGGTCCCGACCCGCAGTGTTACCTGACACCTGAAGAGCGCGGCGTGACTGTGGAACCGGCGGACTGAGCGGGCTTCGTCCCCGACTACTTATTGTTCCCCAGAGAGTGAACAGAGACCATGGAAACCGAGCGAGGAGTCCCGAATATTCTCGGCGGTGGTCTCGTGGGCGTCAGCCTTCTGTTCTTCGCAGTCGCGGTTGCCGACCTGACGAACGTGCTCGACGCGCCCCTATTTGCGAGCATCTACGCCGTTTTCGGCGTTATCAGCGTGTCTACCGGGCTGATTCTGTCACAACTCACGTAACGCGGAGAGAATGTGCAGTAGCGTAGTCACGGTGTGCGGAATTATAGTAGCGTTTGCAACTGGTGACACATCCGGTCGAATGACAGCGGTCGAGCGAGTGTACGATGACTTGCAAACGATACTATAGGTGCGATTAGCTATCTCGTCTTGAGTCTCGGCTACCAAGGCTTCGTTCCGAGTGCGTCCCCAGACGAGAATCGGACGCAACGAGAGAAAAGTGACTCCTAAGACGCCGAGTCGGTTATTCTGCCGCGCCGGTCGCGGCCTGCTTTTCCTCGCGTTCGAGTTCTTCGAGGTAGTCGTCGGCGTCGAGGGCGGCCTTTACGCCCATGCCACCCGCCGTCGCGGCCTGCTGGTAGTGGTAGTCCACCACGTCGCCCGCGGCGAAGATGCCGGGCACGTCCGTCGCCGTCTGGCCGCCGCCGGAGCCGCCTTTGGCGATAATGTAGCCGTCTTCCTCGCGCTGGACGCCCGTGCCTTCGAGGTAGTCGGCGTTCGGCGTGTGGCCGATGGCGTAGAACACCGCGCCAACGTCGAAGTCGAACTCCTCGGTCTCGGGGTCGTCGAGTTTGGCCGTCGGGTGGCCCTCGGGGTTGCGGACGAGCGTCACGTGGTCGACACCCTCCTCAGCGGAGCCGTGGAGTTCGGTCGCTTCGGTGTTGAGCATCAGCTCGATTTCGTCCTCGTCGACCTTCTCCATCAGGCGGTCGACCCAGTAGTCTTCGGCGCGGAACTCCTCGCGGCGGTGGACGAGATAGACCTTCGAGGCGAACTTCGTGAGGAAGTTTGCCTCCTCGACGGCCGCGTCGCCGCCACCGATGACCATAATCTTCTCGTCGCGGAAGAACGCGCCGTCACAGGTCGCACACGTCGAGAGGCCGTAGCCCATCAGGTCATCTTCGCCGGGGATGCCGAGCGTCCGCGCCGACGCGCCGGAAGCAGAGATGAGTGCGTCGGTGGTGTAGACATCGCCGTTCTGCAGTGTGACCGTGAAGGGGCGCTCCGATGCATCGACATCCTCGATGATGCCGTGGCGAATCTCCGTGCCGAAGCGCTTGGCCTGCTCTTTCATGTTGTTGATGAGTTCGGGACCGGAGATACCCTCGGGGAAGCCGGGATAGTTGTCGACTTCCGTCGTAAGGGTAAGCTGGCCACCCGGCTCGTCGCCTTCGAATACGAGTGGTTCGTTGTTGGAGCGCGCAGCGTAGATAGCCGACGAGAGGCCAGAAATGCCCGAACCAGCGATGATGAGCTTCCTGTGCTCGACGAACGAATCGGCGTCTTCTGTCATGGCTCGTAGTTCGCTTCAGCGGTGTCTTAAGGTTTCGCTGTATTGCGAGACCTGCTACAAAACCGCCACGAGAACACATATCACAGATGTGCGAGCCGGTCGTCACCAACACGGAGCGAAAGACCGGTATCCGTTGCGGACACACAACTGGACATGACCGCCGACCTTCACGAGAAGACGAACCGATACGAGAGCATGCTCGCCGATGCGCTCGATGAAGCAGTACAGGCCGTCCCCGAGGAGACTCAC
It includes:
- a CDS encoding tubulin/FtsZ family protein, which codes for MKLALIGVGQAGGTVADALIDYDRRTGTGFVADAIAVNSARSDLRELRHVPASRQVLVGLPHVMGHGAGADIELGADIVAEDICDVLVMVDDLPIHEIDAFLVVAGLGGGTGSGGAPVIARELSRSYAKPVYGLGLLPARDEGGIYVINAAQSLQTFVHEVDNLILFDNENWRRSGDAAYEMPNAELARRLGVLFGADGTDANADLTIETSEIISTLATGGISTVGYVSVEHDRPERGLLSRLVGRRTDSDDTPHSTNRLANLVRRAALGRLTLPCQIADIERGLVIVAGPPDVLTRRGLERGRAWVEDETGSREIRGGDYPVESNYVAAVVLFSGVYDVPRVKELQAVAIEAQREMFATPESNVEPLENLVETDADQLKPLF
- a CDS encoding helix-turn-helix domain-containing protein, producing the protein MTSAAGIRAELKVTGPTDCPVASVSEGDTSGYALSRSMSPNEDGAVTEEFVFDDTDSIPDEMDQLFDYGDGSVYRFEREGGVGCPCEQVETFDCPVVDVQTRDGALFLTFHAPDVDTLRDVVSALREASGSVDVRRLLQSSSDESRDLVLVERGQLTDRQREVLEKAHDMGYFDHPRRANKGEVATELGITTSTFSEHLAMAQKKLMGAILQD
- a CDS encoding RNA ligase partner protein translates to MAEYPLKQRFVLDTSLFLSEEIRDDDETFEEGVERLLDTIAAARLDLNISCYMPPSIAAELEHVLRERGVSEDVLGKLDTWVIKKHPDRYEVYIPAEIVYRFIDEMSDRVNRGLRVSEKAVRKAEESKRRSDGGSELSDVDKVISDLREDYRGALRQGVLDSREDFDLLILARELNAGVVTEDTGIISWAADFGLRNLRGRAFPTLLEEYLMELDSLRPQRGDGDPTDHSRL
- a CDS encoding DUF7560 family zinc ribbon protein, producing MHEFDVTCPQCGERYRVNEPMLQTLRETGCVLCTAPLSDAEKIA
- a CDS encoding NAD(P)/FAD-dependent oxidoreductase, with amino-acid sequence MTEDADSFVEHRKLIIAGSGISGLSSAIYAARSNNEPLVFEGDEPGGQLTLTTEVDNYPGFPEGISGPELINNMKEQAKRFGTEIRHGIIEDVDASERPFTVTLQNGDVYTTDALISASGASARTLGIPGEDDLMGYGLSTCATCDGAFFRDEKIMVIGGGDAAVEEANFLTKFASKVYLVHRREEFRAEDYWVDRLMEKVDEDEIELMLNTEATELHGSAEEGVDHVTLVRNPEGHPTAKLDDPETEEFDFDVGAVFYAIGHTPNADYLEGTGVQREEDGYIIAKGGSGGGQTATDVPGIFAAGDVVDYHYQQAATAGGMGVKAALDADDYLEELEREEKQAATGAAE
- the btuC gene encoding vitamin B12 ABC transporter permease BtuC; this translates as MSVRTRATTWAIGLAALLVLVIVVSAGIGAVTIPPRTVVTILVDAVPIPVGVSVRSSTILPLVGSVPTPSIEFVSPFDFTVPRTARIIVLSVRLPRILLAALVGFALATAGTVMQGFFRNPMADPSIVGVSSGAAVGAVSTIVLPLSIPFGLEGAAFVSAVVTAFVVYLLATENGRTPVATLLLAGVAIQTFLGAVISFLLLQSGESLRQVVFWLMGHLAGATWDEVGMLSLVLPLPFLLLLVHARDLNVLLLGEDDAHALGIEVERAKQLLLATASVVTAAAVAVSGVIGFVGLVVPHMLRLVVGPDHRILLPASALAGASFLVATDTIARSGAAEIPVGVVTAAVGAPFFLYLLRTREVHSP
- a CDS encoding TIGR04347 family pseudo-SAM/SPASM protein, which translates into the protein MISISKLLCGRGAEGDGLRYDDPNENYEQIREEKQKRPVVVWNTTRRCNLYCEHCYAGADLDPAQGELSTAEAKGLIDDLAAYDVPVLLFSGGEPLVREDLVELVDYATDAGIRAVLSTNGTLITEEKAAALRDAGLSYAGVSVDGLEERNDRFRGKDGAFDAAVRGIENCLSVGLKTGLRYTITEHNAADMEDVVDLLYDVGVDRFCFYHLDYGGRGGDIADADLDDEAQRRAVRRLFDMTREYHEAGENIETLLVGNYADSAYVVEYAEEELGRDYADEIHRYLRVNGGDPTGERVADVDYRGDVHLTQFWQSYSLGNVRDRPFGDIWDDESNPLLAKLREREQYLTGKCATCQYQDVCRGSSRLRSLAATGELFGPDPQCYLTPEERGVTVEPAD
- a CDS encoding Htur_1727 family rSAM-partnered candidate RiPP — its product is MDSDDDPRRKARIDGSRQWEVLFREDSTEPMRHVGSVTAPSGDLAVEQARTLFGDDEGAIWLCPADEMLRLGGNDLQAKGNTSSTAAESEVSPE
- a CDS encoding DUF7511 domain-containing protein, which produces MGSESAHTPGSNTEVPTRPRLTSRIVTRDDGREECTIHPEDATPDELLTTWVTALDDTFVDLDSMR
- a CDS encoding halocyanin domain-containing protein, with protein sequence MTERFSRRTFLHATAASTGIALLAGCSSSADTDSGENGDSDATTTADTESRDFGGWFDRTDNYDGVHDMTGKDTVSVTVGAEGNGGGYLAFTPAAVKVSPDTTVVWEWTGNGGTHNVVERENGLFESEITSTEGHTFEYTFEETGEYRYVCVPHEQLGMVGAVVVE
- a CDS encoding winged helix-turn-helix domain-containing protein, which translates into the protein MQTGLRRNPTNPAEMQAEQVLEALSDRACRQILTTLQGAANPMTAQELSSTCDVPLSTTYRKLEQLSDANLLEETLQLRANGTHTHEYRTEVDSVTVCLNDEDGLDVVIPGEF
- a CDS encoding heme ABC transporter ATP-binding protein, whose translation is MSDASTSDDPKNDPFDADPAIELDDVSVSLGGQQILDAISAEIGDGTFVGLIGPNGAGKTTLLRTLNGALTPERGTVKITGEDIHALSSKAASRLVATVPQTTSVTFDFPVREVVKMGRTPHRGRFDGWSAADEAAVERAMERTTITALEDRPVTEVSGGERQRVLIARALAQKTPVLLLDEPTASLDINHQVRTLELVSDLVADGTTAVAAIHDLNLAAHYCDALVLLSGGRILSAGDPEMVLTESNLQTAFDAEAVVSRHPVTGSVYVTALPQSSDDASGRVHVVGGGGTGARALHVLSAAGYALSAGVLNEGDTDAEAARRVGADLATVPPYAPVDDAAQAALESNIEAADVTVVADVEVGEGNLANLEAATAAEYLVLVEERPFSERNYAGDAGRAVYERLRDRGHVVSSSELLSTVGELACESFRERSGEMKDDTDTSDVEGDADETDSGFDDSPYHSNQS